A single window of Lysobacter oculi DNA harbors:
- a CDS encoding ArnT family glycosyltransferase — MNETDARRERLFFWLTAIVLLFAGLGLRDPWPADEPRFALVAKQMVESGQWLFPMRGDELYPDKPPLLMWLQAVFLTLTCSLRLSFLMPSLLAALGTLALVRDLGKRLWNVEAGAYASWALLFALQFTFQAKRAQIDPLVVFCITLSVYGLLRHLLRGPDLHWWLLGWFAAGLGVISKGVGVVALLVLLPAAFAWWRQWPGIGRVRGREWLGGVLMLLLPVLLWLLPMLLAVQASGDPALQGYADNILLKQTAKRYANAWHHHQPWWYFGMVMATQWLPAIAAVPFVAPRWREALKARDPRILLLLGWVACVLLFFSLSSGKREVYILPALPMLCVAMGPWLRDVASRRGVRIGAFVAGLAFALLLLGAGLAVALGQPSFEAKLAAIRGTVDGDALGWMLAAIGGAGTLAALALRPKRGVAALYAVLAALWLGYSFIGYPLLNDDSSSRGLMHDVGQRIGPDAELALVAWKEQNLLMADRPARTFGFRRDPASQLRDARAWQAQAPQQRWLLVQDIAQDGCIDESRVIDMGIYNRRHWWLVPAPAMRAGCVPKPASATAGELTE, encoded by the coding sequence ATGAACGAGACCGATGCCCGCCGCGAGCGCCTGTTTTTCTGGCTGACCGCCATCGTCCTGCTGTTCGCCGGGCTCGGCCTGCGCGATCCCTGGCCGGCCGACGAGCCGCGCTTCGCCCTCGTCGCCAAGCAGATGGTCGAAAGCGGCCAGTGGCTGTTCCCGATGCGCGGCGACGAGCTGTATCCGGACAAGCCACCGTTGCTGATGTGGCTGCAGGCGGTCTTCCTCACGCTCACCTGCAGCCTGCGCCTGTCCTTCCTCATGCCCTCGCTGCTGGCGGCGCTCGGCACGCTGGCGCTGGTGCGCGACCTCGGCAAGCGCCTGTGGAACGTGGAAGCCGGCGCATATGCATCGTGGGCGTTGCTGTTCGCGCTGCAGTTCACCTTCCAGGCCAAGCGCGCGCAGATCGATCCGCTGGTGGTTTTCTGCATCACCCTGTCCGTGTACGGCCTGCTGCGCCATCTGCTGCGCGGGCCGGACCTGCATTGGTGGCTGCTGGGTTGGTTCGCCGCCGGCCTGGGCGTGATCAGCAAGGGCGTCGGCGTGGTCGCGTTGCTGGTTCTGTTGCCCGCCGCGTTCGCGTGGTGGCGGCAGTGGCCGGGCATCGGGCGCGTGCGTGGCCGCGAATGGCTCGGCGGCGTGTTGATGTTGCTGCTGCCGGTCCTGCTCTGGCTGCTGCCGATGCTGCTCGCGGTGCAGGCCAGCGGGGATCCCGCGCTGCAGGGCTATGCCGACAACATCCTGCTCAAGCAGACCGCCAAGCGTTACGCGAACGCGTGGCACCACCACCAGCCGTGGTGGTACTTCGGGATGGTGATGGCGACGCAATGGCTGCCGGCCATCGCCGCCGTGCCCTTCGTCGCGCCGCGCTGGCGCGAGGCGCTGAAGGCACGCGATCCACGCATCCTCCTGCTGCTGGGCTGGGTGGCCTGCGTGCTGCTGTTCTTCTCGCTGTCCAGCGGCAAGCGCGAGGTCTACATCCTGCCGGCGCTGCCGATGCTGTGCGTGGCGATGGGGCCGTGGTTGCGCGATGTCGCATCCCGGCGTGGCGTGCGCATCGGGGCCTTCGTCGCCGGGCTGGCGTTCGCGTTGCTGCTGCTCGGCGCGGGGCTGGCGGTGGCGCTCGGCCAGCCGTCGTTCGAAGCGAAGCTGGCGGCGATCCGCGGCACGGTGGATGGCGATGCGCTCGGCTGGATGCTGGCTGCGATCGGCGGCGCCGGCACGCTGGCCGCGCTCGCCCTGCGCCCGAAGCGCGGCGTCGCGGCGTTGTACGCGGTACTGGCGGCGTTGTGGCTGGGCTACAGCTTCATCGGCTACCCGCTGTTGAACGACGACAGTTCATCGCGCGGCCTGATGCATGACGTCGGCCAGCGCATCGGCCCGGACGCGGAACTCGCACTGGTCGCGTGGAAGGAACAGAACCTGCTGATGGCCGACCGCCCGGCGCGCACCTTCGGCTTCCGCCGCGATCCCGCTTCGCAGCTGCGTGATGCGCGCGCATGGCAGGCGCAAGCGCCGCAACAACGCTGGCTGCTGGTGCAGGACATTGCGCAGGACGGCTGCATCGACGAAAGCCGCGTCATCGACATGGGCATCTACAACCGCCGCCACTGGTGGCTGGTGCCGGCGCCGGCGATGCGCGCCGGCTGCGTGCCGAAGCCTGCTTCAGCGACTGCGGGCGAGCTCACGGAGTAG
- a CDS encoding glycosyltransferase family 2 protein gives MSAPLPISGVVITHNEADRIGRCIASLVAVCDEVILLDSGSTDDTVRIARDLGARVEHRGWDGFARQKNAAIAMASKPWVLLLDSDEWLEADAHAELGSLFAGDIEQADVWTLQRRTHWLGQPMRFGSFAREPVHRLFRADLRHADVPVHEYLDVEGRVVKPSRIRLEHDTARSSAEYRGKLGKYARLWAEARAARGNTAWPGRGLLAAAAYALKNLILQGGALDGRSGIAFHREHMRYAALKYRLLRELARSR, from the coding sequence ATGTCCGCACCGCTGCCGATCTCGGGCGTCGTCATCACCCACAACGAAGCCGACCGCATCGGCCGCTGCATCGCCTCGCTGGTGGCGGTCTGCGACGAGGTGATCCTGCTCGACTCCGGCTCAACCGACGACACCGTGCGGATCGCGCGCGATCTCGGCGCACGGGTCGAACATCGCGGCTGGGACGGCTTCGCGCGGCAGAAGAACGCGGCGATCGCAATGGCGTCAAAGCCGTGGGTGCTGCTGCTCGATTCCGACGAATGGCTGGAAGCCGATGCCCATGCCGAACTGGGCAGCCTGTTCGCCGGCGACATCGAACAGGCCGATGTCTGGACGCTGCAACGTCGCACGCACTGGCTGGGCCAGCCGATGCGTTTCGGCAGCTTCGCACGCGAGCCGGTGCATCGCCTGTTCCGCGCCGACCTGCGTCATGCCGACGTGCCGGTGCACGAATACCTGGATGTCGAAGGCCGCGTCGTCAAACCCTCGCGCATCCGCCTGGAGCACGACACCGCGCGCAGCAGCGCCGAATACCGCGGCAAGCTCGGCAAGTACGCGCGGTTGTGGGCCGAAGCGCGGGCCGCGCGTGGCAATACCGCATGGCCCGGGCGCGGCCTGCTGGCGGCGGCGGCCTATGCGTTGAAGAATCTGATCCTGCAGGGCGGCGCGCTGGATGGCCGCAGCGGCATCGCCTTCCATCGCGAACACATGCGCTATGCGGCGTTGAAGTACCGCCTACTCCGTGAGCTCGCCCGCAGTCGCTGA